From Pulveribacter suum, a single genomic window includes:
- the nusA gene encoding transcription termination factor NusA, translating into MNRELLMLVDAISREKNVERDVVLGAVESALAQATKKLYEGEVDIRVSIDRDSGEYETFRRWLVVPDDAGLQNAEAEEMLMDAQDRVPDIEVGEYIEEPVDSVPIGRIGAMAAKQVILQKIRDAEREMLLSDFMSRGEKIFTGTVKRMDKGDIIVESGRVEGRLRRGEMIPKENLRNGDRVRAMIMDVDLTLRGAPIILSRSAPEFMMELFRNEVPEIEQGLLEIKSCARDAGSRAKIAVLSHDRRVDPIGTCVGVRGTRVNAVTNELAGERVDIVLWSDDPAQFVIGALAPANVSSIVVDEEKHAMDVVVDEENLAIAIGRGGQNVRLASDLTGWKINIMDAAESAQKQAEESGVLRQLFMERLDVDEEVAEILIAEGFESLEEVAYVPLSEMLEIEGFDEDTVGELRARAKGALLTMEIAREESVGSVSQDLRQLEGLTPELIEKLASGGVNTRDDLADLAIDELTELTGQSEEEAKALIMKAREHWFAAGQE; encoded by the coding sequence ATGAACCGCGAATTGTTGATGTTGGTGGATGCCATTTCGCGCGAGAAGAACGTGGAGCGTGACGTGGTCTTGGGTGCGGTGGAATCCGCGCTGGCACAGGCTACGAAGAAGCTGTACGAGGGCGAGGTGGACATCCGTGTGTCCATCGACCGCGACAGCGGCGAGTACGAGACCTTCCGCCGCTGGCTGGTGGTGCCCGACGACGCCGGCCTGCAGAACGCCGAAGCCGAAGAGATGCTCATGGATGCCCAGGACCGCGTGCCGGACATCGAAGTGGGCGAGTACATCGAAGAGCCCGTGGACTCCGTACCCATCGGGCGTATCGGTGCCATGGCGGCCAAGCAGGTCATCCTGCAAAAGATCCGCGACGCCGAGCGCGAGATGCTGCTCTCGGACTTCATGAGCCGCGGCGAGAAGATCTTCACGGGTACCGTCAAGCGCATGGACAAGGGCGACATCATCGTCGAGAGCGGCCGCGTGGAAGGCCGCCTGCGCCGCGGCGAGATGATCCCCAAGGAAAACCTGCGCAACGGCGACCGCGTGCGCGCCATGATCATGGACGTGGACCTGACACTGCGCGGCGCACCCATCATCCTCTCGCGCTCGGCGCCCGAATTCATGATGGAGCTGTTTCGCAACGAGGTGCCCGAGATCGAGCAGGGCCTGCTGGAGATCAAGAGCTGCGCGCGCGACGCCGGCAGCCGCGCCAAGATCGCCGTGCTCTCGCACGACAGGCGCGTGGACCCCATCGGCACCTGCGTGGGCGTGCGCGGCACCCGCGTGAACGCGGTCACGAACGAGCTGGCCGGCGAGCGCGTGGACATCGTGCTGTGGTCCGACGACCCGGCGCAGTTCGTCATCGGCGCGCTGGCGCCTGCCAACGTCTCCTCCATCGTGGTCGATGAGGAAAAGCACGCCATGGACGTGGTGGTGGACGAGGAAAATCTGGCCATTGCCATCGGCCGGGGCGGCCAGAACGTGCGCCTGGCATCCGACCTGACGGGTTGGAAAATCAACATCATGGACGCCGCCGAGTCCGCGCAGAAGCAGGCCGAGGAGAGCGGCGTGCTGCGCCAGCTGTTCATGGAACGCCTGGACGTGGACGAGGAAGTCGCCGAGATCCTGATCGCCGAGGGCTTCGAAAGCCTGGAAGAGGTGGCTTACGTGCCGCTGTCTGAAATGCTGGAGATCGAGGGTTTCGACGAAGACACGGTGGGCGAGCTGCGTGCACGCGCCAAGGGTGCGCTGCTGACCATGGAAATCGCCCGCGAGGAAAGTGTGGGCAGCGTCTCGCAGGATCTGCGCCAACTGGAAGGGCTGACGCCCGAGCTGATCGAAAAGCTGGCCTCCGGTGGCGTGAACACGCGCGACGATCTGGCCGATCTGGCCATCGACGAGCTGACCGAGCTGACCGGACAGTCCGAAGAAGAGGCCAAGGCGCTGATCATGAAGGCGCGTGAACACTGGTTTGCCGCGGGGCAGGAATAA